GAACTCTCCGACACACCGCTCGTCTACAGCGGCACCACACCACTCAGGATCCACGGCAACGGCGCCACCCTCAGCCAAGGCAACAGCGCCACCGACATCCTCATCTCCGAGGCCGGCGCCAACCTCTCGATCAGGAACCTCAGTTTCGAGGGCGGCTATCGGGCCATCTGGACGCCTCTGCCGGCTGATGCCACCGGCACCACCACGGTGGATCTCAACAACGTGAAGGTGAGTGGAACCTTCTTCCACGGAGTGCACGTGGATGATCAGATCAACAACTCTGACGCCAGTGTTGTTCTGAAGCTGACCAACTCCACCATCGACAGCAACGGGCGCGTGGGCAGCTTCGGAACCCCAGGCTCGAGCCTCTCGGATGCCGATGGCGTTCGCGTGGATGAAGGAGGAGCAGGCAGCGGCACCGTGATCATCCGCTCCAGTGCCATCACCGGCAACGGTGCCGATGGTGTGGAGCTGGATGAAACCGGCGACGGCGACGCCAGCCTGGTGATCAGCAGGTCGATCTTCGAAAAGAATGGGATCTGGGATCCTGACGATCTCGATGATGGCGTCGATGTGGATGAAACCGGCCTCGGTGACATCACGACCCGGATCTCGAACAGCCGGATCAACGACAACTTCGACGAGGGTCTCGACCTCGACGAAGCCGGCGGCGGCCGTGTGCTGCTGCAGCTCTCCAACACGGAGATCTCGGGCAATGGCGACGAAGGCCTCAAGGTGACCGAAGAGGATGGCGGCGACATCATCACCGGCCTGCGGCATCTCAGGGCTGGCGGCAATGGTGACGACGGCATCCAGCTCGAGCAGTTCGGCGGCGGCCGTGTGGCGCTCCGCGGGCTCTCCATCCACACCTTCAACAACGGCAACGACGGCCTGCGGCTCGACAGCCTGGCCTCGGCCGACGGGGATCCGGTGCTCTACGCCCCGATGGAGGTGGTGCTCAACCGGTTCACATCCAGCGGCAACAGCGGGGATGGCCTGGATCTGCGGGGCAGCGGTTTCGCCCGGCTCCGCCGGTCCACCTTCACGGGCAACGGGGATGACATCCCCCAGCTCACCGGCGGCTCCGACCTGTTTCTGTTCGGCTGAGGCTCCTCTCAGCCTCCTTGAATCAGGATCTCCAGCGCGGCCGTCACGTCGTCCTGGCGCATCAGCGCCTCCCCCACCAGCACGGCATCGGCGCCGGCCTGCTGCACCCGGTCGAGGTCGTCGCGGCAGAACAGGCCCGACTCGCTCACCAGCAGGGCCCCGCGCTGGCGGATCGCCGCGCCGAAGCGCTGGGTGAGCTGCTCGGTGGTGGCCAGATCGGTGCGGAAGCTGGTGAGGTCGCGGTTGTTGATGCCGATCAGCCGCACCCCCTCCAGGGCGAGCACCCGCTCCAGCTCGGCGCCGTCGTGCACCTCCACCAGCACCGCCAGCCCCAGGCTGCGGGCCACCTTGAGCAGGTAGGCCAGGTCCTGGTCGCTGAGGATGGCGGCGATCAGCAGGGCGGCGTCGGCACCGGCGGCCCGGGCCTGATACAGCTGGTAGGGGGTGAGGATGAAGTCCTTGCACAGCAGGGGCAGATCCACCACCTGGCGCACCTGCACCAGCACCTCGAAGCCCCCCTGGAAGAAGGTCTTGTCGGTGAGCACCGAGAGGCAGCTGGCACCGCCGGCGGCATAGCCCCGGGCGATGGCTTCGGGGTCGAAGTGCTCCCGGATCACCCCCTTGCTGGGGCTGGCCTTCTTGATCTCGGCGATCACGGCCGGCTTGCGGCAGCTGGACCGCAGGGCCGCCTCGAAATCGCGGGTGGGCGGCAGATCGGCCACCTGGCTGCGCAGCTTCTCCAGCGGCACCCGTACCCGGGCTCTCTCCACCTCCCGGTCTTTCTCCCACACGATCCGCTCGAGGATGTGCCGCGGTTCGGCCTCCGCGTGGGGGATGGCGTATTCCAGGTGGGCCACCTTCACCTTGGGGTTCGGGGGGCGGCGGCGGATCTCCATCAGGGGCGGGGGGGGTCTGGTGAGGGGA
This portion of the Cyanobium sp. NIES-981 genome encodes:
- a CDS encoding right-handed parallel beta-helix repeat-containing protein produces the protein MASFVVSSEGELRAALAKASGQDQPHTIVLAPDFGTVELSDTPLVYSGTTPLRIHGNGATLSQGNSATDILISEAGANLSIRNLSFEGGYRAIWTPLPADATGTTTVDLNNVKVSGTFFHGVHVDDQINNSDASVVLKLTNSTIDSNGRVGSFGTPGSSLSDADGVRVDEGGAGSGTVIIRSSAITGNGADGVELDETGDGDASLVISRSIFEKNGIWDPDDLDDGVDVDETGLGDITTRISNSRINDNFDEGLDLDEAGGGRVLLQLSNTEISGNGDEGLKVTEEDGGDIITGLRHLRAGGNGDDGIQLEQFGGGRVALRGLSIHTFNNGNDGLRLDSLASADGDPVLYAPMEVVLNRFTSSGNSGDGLDLRGSGFARLRRSTFTGNGDDIPQLTGGSDLFLFG
- the trpC gene encoding indole-3-glycerol phosphate synthase TrpC, whose amino-acid sequence is MEIRRRPPNPKVKVAHLEYAIPHAEAEPRHILERIVWEKDREVERARVRVPLEKLRSQVADLPPTRDFEAALRSSCRKPAVIAEIKKASPSKGVIREHFDPEAIARGYAAGGASCLSVLTDKTFFQGGFEVLVQVRQVVDLPLLCKDFILTPYQLYQARAAGADAALLIAAILSDQDLAYLLKVARSLGLAVLVEVHDGAELERVLALEGVRLIGINNRDLTSFRTDLATTEQLTQRFGAAIRQRGALLVSESGLFCRDDLDRVQQAGADAVLVGEALMRQDDVTAALEILIQGG